One Canis lupus familiaris isolate Mischka breed German Shepherd chromosome 20, alternate assembly UU_Cfam_GSD_1.0, whole genome shotgun sequence genomic region harbors:
- the OR7A69 gene encoding LOW QUALITY PROTEIN: olfactory receptor 7A10 (The sequence of the model RefSeq protein was modified relative to this genomic sequence to represent the inferred CDS: deleted 1 base in 1 codon), producing MYLITVFGNLLIILAISSDSHLHTPMYFFLANLSFVDICFTSTTVPKMLLNIQTQSKVITYAGCITQMYFFIIFSGLDIYLLAVMAYDRFVAICHPLHYMVIMNPRLCGLLVLVSWIIIVSLFYCTALGVYLSSAAPQSSYTSAVASVMYTVVTPMLNPFIYSLRNRNIKRALMNSLGWKLSKGQLSYC from the exons ATGTACCTGATCACTGTGTTTGGAAACCTGCTCATCATCCTGGCCATCAGCTCTGactcccacctccacacccccatgtacttcttcctcgcCAACCTGTCCTTTGTAGACATCTGTTTCACCTCTACCACTGTCCCCaagatgctgctgaacatccaGACTCAGAGCAAAGTCATCACCTATGCAGGCTGCATCACACAGATGTActttttcataatcttttcaGGGTTGGACATCTATCTCCTGGCTGTGATGGCTTATGACCGTTTTGTGGCCATCTGCCATCCCCTGCACTACATGGTCATCATGAACCCCCGGCTCTGTGGACTGCTAGTTCTGGTGTCCTGGATCATAA ttgtctctttattttattgtacAGCCCTAGGAGTGTACCTTagctctgctgctccccagaGCTCCTACACAAGTGCAGTGGCCTCAGTGATGTACACAGTGGTCACACCTATGCTGAACCCCTTCATCTACAGCCTGAGGAACAGAAACATAAAGAGGGCTCTGATG AATTCTCTGGGCTGGAAGCTATCAAAAGGCCAGTTGTCCTATTGCTGA